One window from the genome of Ignavibacteria bacterium encodes:
- the uvrB gene encoding excinuclease ABC subunit UvrB, translating to MRQAPFRPFDLQAHYEPAGDQPNAIKELTAGIERGEQYQTLLGVTGSGKTFTMANVIAKHNKPTLVISHNKTLAAQLYGELKSFFPNNPVEFFISYYDYYQPEAYVVSSDTFIEKDFSINEEIDRLRLKATTSLIEGRNDVIIVASVSCIYGIGAPHEYAEQTIFLHKGDVVTKKALMRNLVNIYYSRNDMEFMRGTFRMRGDVLEIIPAYEIEEALRIEFWDDEIERISVIEPITGDVLREIEETAIYPAKYFVTNPEKQKLSLVLIEAELEERLADFREQERYLEAQRLEQRTRFDLEMIKEVGYCAGIENYSRHMDLREKGTRPYCLLDYFPDDFLMIIDESHVTVSQIRGMYNGDRSRKETLVHHGFRLPSALDNRPMRFEEFETKMRKVIFVSATPGDFELEKTNGKFVEQIIRPTGLLDPEIQIRPVKTQIDDLISEIRVRVQKGERTLVTTLTKKMAEDLSDYLSKIGIAVRFIHSDIDALERVEILRDLRLGDFDVLVGVNLLREGLDMPEVSLVAIIDADKEGFLRSARSLMQTAGRTARNANGLVVMYADKITESMRLVIEETERRRKIQMDYNTKHGITPKTMFKSIEEIMSSTAIADMRKKDYDHSSSQSQFSKVAEPVLKFMSIDERKAMIEELTVEMRKAAKDLEFERAAFLRDEIEKLKKSIPERIDN from the coding sequence ATGCGACAAGCACCATTCAGACCATTTGATCTACAGGCTCATTATGAACCTGCCGGAGATCAGCCAAACGCCATAAAGGAACTCACCGCGGGAATCGAGAGGGGTGAGCAATATCAGACACTTCTCGGAGTGACGGGGAGTGGCAAGACCTTTACAATGGCAAATGTGATTGCCAAACATAATAAACCAACTTTGGTGATATCTCATAACAAAACCCTGGCAGCACAGCTTTATGGTGAATTGAAATCTTTTTTCCCGAACAATCCGGTGGAATTTTTCATCAGTTACTACGATTACTACCAGCCCGAAGCTTATGTAGTCAGCAGCGATACATTTATTGAAAAAGACTTTTCCATCAACGAAGAGATTGACCGGCTCAGACTGAAAGCCACAACTTCACTCATCGAGGGGAGGAACGATGTAATTATTGTGGCATCTGTTAGTTGCATCTATGGAATTGGTGCTCCACATGAATATGCCGAGCAGACCATCTTCCTGCACAAAGGGGATGTTGTGACGAAAAAAGCTCTGATGCGGAATCTTGTGAACATCTACTACTCGAGAAACGACATGGAGTTTATGCGAGGCACATTCAGAATGCGTGGTGATGTTCTCGAGATTATACCCGCATATGAGATTGAAGAAGCGCTTCGCATTGAATTTTGGGATGACGAGATCGAGAGAATTTCAGTTATCGAACCGATTACAGGGGATGTACTAAGGGAGATAGAAGAAACTGCCATTTATCCGGCAAAATATTTTGTAACAAATCCCGAAAAACAGAAACTCTCACTTGTACTTATCGAAGCGGAACTTGAGGAGAGGCTCGCCGACTTCAGGGAGCAGGAGAGATATCTCGAAGCACAGAGGCTTGAACAGCGGACACGATTCGATCTAGAAATGATCAAAGAGGTCGGCTACTGTGCCGGTATTGAAAACTATTCAAGGCATATGGACCTTCGCGAAAAGGGGACCAGACCCTACTGTCTGCTCGACTATTTCCCGGATGACTTCCTCATGATAATTGATGAATCGCATGTAACAGTGTCACAGATAAGAGGGATGTACAACGGCGACAGATCGCGGAAGGAAACTCTCGTGCATCACGGTTTTCGTCTCCCTTCCGCGCTTGACAACAGACCCATGCGCTTTGAGGAATTTGAAACCAAGATGAGAAAAGTAATTTTTGTTTCTGCTACCCCGGGTGATTTTGAACTTGAGAAGACCAACGGAAAATTTGTCGAACAGATCATCAGACCGACCGGACTGCTTGATCCTGAAATTCAGATCAGACCGGTAAAAACTCAAATTGATGACCTGATTTCAGAGATAAGAGTCAGAGTGCAAAAAGGGGAAAGAACACTTGTAACCACTCTGACGAAGAAGATGGCGGAAGACCTTTCCGACTATCTCTCGAAAATTGGTATTGCGGTAAGGTTTATTCACAGTGACATCGATGCACTTGAAAGAGTTGAGATACTTCGGGATCTTCGTCTCGGTGATTTTGATGTGCTTGTTGGTGTAAACCTCCTAAGAGAAGGACTCGATATGCCTGAAGTGTCGCTGGTTGCCATTATAGATGCTGACAAGGAAGGATTTCTGCGGAGTGCGAGATCCCTTATGCAGACGGCAGGCAGGACAGCCAGAAATGCGAACGGACTCGTTGTTATGTATGCGGACAAGATAACCGAATCGATGAGACTCGTAATTGAGGAAACCGAACGCCGTCGCAAAATACAGATGGATTATAACACAAAACACGGAATTACTCCGAAAACGATGTTCAAGAGCATCGAAGAGATTATGAGTTCGACTGCAATTGCAGACATGCGTAAAAAGGATTATGACCATTCGAGTTCACAATCACAGTTCTCAAAGGTTGCTGAACCCGTCCTGAAGTTCATGAGCATCGATGAACGAAAAGCGATGATAGAAGAACTTACGGTCGAGATGAGAAAAGCTGCAAAGGATCTCGAATTTGAAAGAGCTGCATTTCTGAGGGATGAGATCGAGAAACTGAAAAAATCGATTCCGGAGAGAATAGATAATTAG
- a CDS encoding methyltransferase domain-containing protein, with product MNKLNLGCGKDIRPGYVNLDVVDYGGNDIHDINTFPYPFPENYFDEIYCSHILEHIDNFYKVINELYRISKPDATMIVYAPFFLNTKYFGDPDHKIPFSIRTFDNYEYIGNRKLKFYEKWKLNHRTNYEGQAQFEVIEKKFITSHFAALKWMDFFVNIEPVMYERFFGGIFSPEEVYFKLRVVKGK from the coding sequence ATGAACAAACTCAATCTCGGTTGTGGAAAGGATATTCGTCCCGGGTATGTCAATCTCGATGTAGTTGACTACGGCGGTAACGATATTCATGACATAAATACATTTCCCTATCCCTTTCCCGAAAATTATTTCGACGAGATATATTGCTCCCACATTCTGGAACATATCGACAATTTTTACAAGGTAATAAATGAATTGTATCGCATCTCAAAACCGGATGCAACAATGATAGTCTATGCCCCTTTCTTTCTTAATACCAAATATTTTGGCGATCCCGACCATAAAATTCCATTTTCGATCAGGACATTTGACAACTATGAGTACATCGGCAACAGAAAACTGAAGTTCTATGAGAAGTGGAAGTTGAATCACCGCACGAACTATGAGGGGCAGGCACAGTTTGAGGTGATAGAAAAGAAATTCATCACATCCCATTTTGCAGCATTAAAATGGATGGATTTCTTTGTCAATATTGAACCCGTGATGTATGAAAGATTTTTCGGAGGAATTTTCTCTCCCGAGGAAGTTTATTTCAAGCTGCGGGTTGTAAAAGGAAAATAA
- a CDS encoding AAA family ATPase, giving the protein MNPFKFGSVVDGEHFTNRKPEIARINSVLGSSNHLIIISPRRFGKTSLILKVALKMDRPVIYLDLQLTTSANDFAAQLLKKVHKLYPYKKFQQFLRNFKITPAITLNVQTNNIDITFHPQSTPEIVIEDVLRLLEDISSENKKLIVIIDEFQEIKRLEPWLEQKLRAIIQHHKKVNYVFLGSKESLMREIFEKKKSPFYHFGFLMPLGKIPDDEFMQFLTSRFRDITDDAHAIAEEILKITKSHPYYTQCLAFSVWEALSVRKQSKAPVQAAMNDLVGIHDNDYERLWGTMTKTEQKIMIGLAEGELPPLSDAFRQRYDSGATSTTFSALKKLEERGMVIKLDGKYETDDPVFSKWLINRRTGMW; this is encoded by the coding sequence ATGAACCCCTTCAAGTTTGGCAGTGTGGTTGACGGTGAACATTTCACAAACAGAAAACCGGAGATAGCCCGTATCAATTCGGTACTGGGCAGCAGCAATCACCTCATAATTATAAGCCCGCGAAGATTTGGTAAAACCAGTCTTATTCTGAAGGTCGCCTTGAAAATGGACCGTCCGGTAATATATCTGGACCTGCAGTTGACTACTTCAGCCAACGATTTCGCGGCGCAATTGCTTAAAAAGGTGCATAAACTATATCCCTACAAAAAATTTCAGCAATTTTTAAGAAATTTTAAGATAACACCGGCGATTACTCTTAATGTGCAGACCAACAATATCGACATCACATTCCATCCGCAAAGCACGCCCGAAATTGTAATTGAAGATGTTCTGAGGTTATTGGAGGATATCAGTTCGGAGAATAAAAAACTGATCGTGATTATTGATGAGTTTCAGGAAATTAAAAGGCTGGAACCCTGGCTTGAGCAGAAGCTGAGAGCCATTATTCAGCACCACAAAAAAGTAAATTATGTTTTTCTTGGCAGCAAGGAATCGTTGATGAGAGAGATTTTTGAGAAAAAGAAATCCCCTTTTTATCATTTTGGTTTTCTGATGCCGCTCGGAAAAATCCCGGACGACGAGTTTATGCAGTTTTTAACTTCAAGATTCAGAGATATCACTGATGACGCGCACGCGATAGCCGAAGAGATCCTAAAGATCACCAAATCACATCCTTACTATACACAGTGCCTTGCGTTCAGTGTGTGGGAAGCACTCTCAGTACGAAAGCAAAGTAAGGCGCCTGTTCAAGCAGCCATGAATGACCTGGTCGGGATTCATGATAATGACTATGAAAGACTTTGGGGTACCATGACAAAAACCGAACAGAAAATTATGATCGGCCTGGCTGAGGGAGAATTACCACCGCTGTCTGATGCCTTCCGTCAACGGTACGATTCAGGGGCTACGAGCACAACATTCAGTGCCCTTAAAAAACTTGAAGAAAGAGGAATGGTCATCAAACTTGACGGCAAGTATGAGACGGATGACCCGGTGTTCAGTAAATGGCTTATTAACAGGAGGACAGGGATGTGGTGA
- a CDS encoding T9SS type A sorting domain-containing protein — MSKYMKPLTLLPGLILLLNSAVEAQFDTIVFSKQGYFLYESIIYMGDQDSDGYDDFVITLSETTNLLDARAYFFRGGDPINQNAAFSIPILHSRAVTACDWNRDGFRDIITVHYAQPDFVKFLVYYGGASFDTIPDHVFYFTFQNTADNLLWLKGQNWPIDFNGDGWEELVAYHPLKPSKSGSIVFFETGSSDTIPTCHMLSDSNIPYYYVGSYLATTQEFVDIDGDGLTDISMRYQPMNIPDRPFRKFYYGNPSFAFSDTFKIYDTTHIIAIPDMNDDGKGELITLNYGTPYPYWYTIVMSFGAKPPNLSTDAGLNLQNSAYTYITSPGDVNHDGYNDLIVHVSYYLARLFLGGNPIPTEKADEYAFSIDNSPNFSGRIGDVTGDGVDDICIGEEAEYNLIYPLINNRVYIMKGVRKPTGVEDETGAELPPEIKIRTSPNPFNGSTKVNYTVPGEGMIDLTIYDIMGREIYSNTTFRTKGEHSEVIDFNLLNVSSGTYMIRVSSQKENGQMAATVKVAYIK, encoded by the coding sequence ATGAGTAAATACATGAAGCCATTGACTCTATTACCCGGATTAATTCTATTGCTGAATTCTGCTGTCGAGGCACAATTCGATACAATTGTTTTCAGCAAGCAAGGGTATTTCTTATACGAGTCAATAATTTATATGGGTGACCAGGATTCCGATGGGTACGATGATTTTGTGATAACATTAAGTGAAACAACGAACCTATTGGATGCAAGGGCTTATTTTTTCAGGGGTGGAGATCCCATTAATCAAAATGCTGCATTCTCTATTCCTATTCTCCATTCGAGAGCAGTTACAGCTTGTGATTGGAATAGGGATGGGTTCAGAGATATAATTACAGTTCACTATGCGCAACCCGATTTTGTCAAATTTCTGGTGTATTATGGTGGAGCTTCGTTTGATACCATTCCAGATCATGTGTTCTATTTTACATTCCAAAATACTGCTGACAATTTGCTATGGTTGAAGGGACAGAACTGGCCAATTGATTTTAATGGTGATGGGTGGGAGGAGTTAGTTGCTTATCATCCTTTGAAACCATCTAAATCCGGCAGTATCGTTTTCTTTGAAACAGGTAGCTCAGATACAATACCCACCTGTCATATGCTTTCAGATTCTAACATACCTTACTATTATGTGGGAAGCTACCTGGCAACAACTCAAGAGTTCGTTGATATTGATGGTGATGGACTCACCGATATTTCGATGAGGTACCAGCCAATGAACATCCCGGATCGTCCCTTCCGGAAATTCTATTACGGTAATCCCTCATTCGCTTTCTCGGACACTTTTAAGATATATGATACAACACATATAATAGCAATACCGGACATGAATGATGATGGTAAGGGAGAGCTTATAACTCTTAATTATGGGACCCCCTACCCTTACTGGTACACAATAGTGATGTCTTTTGGTGCAAAACCTCCAAACCTTTCTACCGATGCTGGATTGAATCTTCAAAACAGTGCATATACTTACATCACATCCCCGGGAGATGTAAATCATGACGGATACAATGATCTTATAGTTCATGTATCTTACTATCTGGCACGGTTGTTCCTTGGAGGTAATCCAATACCCACAGAAAAGGCGGATGAATATGCCTTTAGTATTGATAACAGTCCCAATTTTTCAGGCAGGATAGGCGATGTGACAGGTGACGGAGTAGATGATATCTGTATCGGAGAGGAAGCGGAATACAACCTCATTTATCCTCTTATAAACAACCGTGTCTATATTATGAAAGGTGTCAGAAAACCAACGGGTGTAGAGGATGAGACTGGAGCAGAACTTCCGCCTGAAATAAAGATAAGAACCAGCCCAAACCCTTTTAACGGGAGCACAAAGGTTAACTACACAGTCCCCGGCGAAGGCATGATTGACCTGACGATTTATGACATAATGGGCAGGGAAATTTATTCAAATACAACCTTTAGAACAAAAGGTGAACATAGTGAGGTGATTGATTTCAACCTGCTGAATGTTTCAAGCGGGACATACATGATAAGGGTTTCTTCTCAGAAGGAGAACGGTCAAATGGCTGCAACCGTAAAGGTGGCCTATATAAAGTAA
- a CDS encoding Omp28-related outer membrane protein: MKNLYKFLFLFSFSSLFFSFESEAQAVRNPVLEYCTGTWCQYCPCGHAVIHDVIMLYNPNTVVLSYHGPANSSDPFRVFSGNTIISAMGFSSYPTGIVDRLTAPQSRGAWAGQVSNRSYAPPKVSIDGFIGFEKDSNKIHVRIVVKALAAIAEIPVINFILTEDKLVATQTGSVSAGCIGGTDYIHDNVVRSMLNGALGNELSKSSWQIGDSSVVDTFYYLPSNVASVNNLSLNAFVYSKKSPLNQSEIHQARKWKLSDYPVDVKDISNLQVPSEFTLGQNFPNPFNPGTKISFSIPKSGFVSLKVYDLLGKEVATVVSGNRSPGNYTEFFDASALPSGVYVYQLQAEGVKISRKMSLLK; this comes from the coding sequence ATGAAAAATCTGTACAAATTTCTATTTCTCTTCTCGTTCTCCTCTCTCTTTTTCTCATTCGAATCCGAAGCTCAGGCAGTTCGCAATCCCGTTCTTGAATACTGCACGGGGACATGGTGTCAGTATTGCCCCTGTGGTCATGCGGTGATACATGATGTGATCATGCTGTACAATCCGAATACCGTTGTCTTGTCGTATCACGGGCCCGCAAACTCCAGTGATCCTTTCAGGGTATTTTCAGGAAACACGATCATTTCAGCCATGGGATTTTCGAGCTATCCTACCGGAATTGTTGACCGTCTTACTGCTCCCCAAAGCAGAGGTGCATGGGCAGGACAGGTTTCGAACCGTTCGTATGCTCCACCAAAAGTAAGCATAGATGGATTCATCGGCTTCGAAAAAGACAGCAACAAAATCCATGTCAGAATAGTGGTTAAGGCACTCGCGGCAATTGCTGAAATCCCCGTAATTAATTTTATTTTAACTGAGGATAAACTTGTAGCTACACAAACGGGAAGTGTAAGTGCCGGTTGTATAGGCGGAACAGACTATATCCATGATAATGTCGTCCGTTCGATGTTGAATGGAGCACTTGGAAATGAACTTTCGAAAAGTAGCTGGCAAATTGGCGATTCATCTGTAGTTGACACTTTTTATTATCTTCCTTCCAATGTTGCATCTGTGAACAATCTTTCACTGAATGCCTTTGTATATTCCAAGAAATCACCGTTGAATCAAAGTGAAATTCACCAGGCGAGGAAATGGAAACTTTCAGATTACCCTGTGGATGTAAAGGATATCTCAAATCTGCAGGTACCTTCAGAATTCACTCTTGGTCAGAACTTCCCGAATCCATTTAATCCCGGGACAAAGATATCGTTCTCCATTCCGAAGTCGGGATTTGTTTCTCTTAAGGTTTACGATCTGCTTGGAAAAGAAGTGGCAACAGTGGTTTCAGGCAATCGTTCTCCGGGAAACTACACGGAATTTTTTGATGCCTCAGCCCTTCCTTCAGGTGTATATGTTTATCAGTTGCAGGCAGAGGGAGTGAAGATAAGTCGGAAAATGAGTCTTTTGAAATAG
- a CDS encoding DinB family protein codes for MKNHLINLMKHMVWADAIHWKMMEGKPESFDDKEISERLFHIHFVQFAFLKILTGQPLERKRSTDFTLEELKKLGENTGKELLSFVSNLTDEQMNNVVRIPWFKDAGDGFSFFEAINQVAMHSHYHRGQNASRFRQLGGTPEMTDYIYWLFLDRK; via the coding sequence ATGAAAAACCACTTAATCAATTTGATGAAACACATGGTTTGGGCTGACGCGATACACTGGAAGATGATGGAAGGAAAACCTGAGTCATTCGACGACAAGGAAATTTCTGAAAGACTTTTCCATATACATTTTGTTCAGTTTGCTTTTCTTAAAATTCTCACAGGTCAACCGCTTGAAAGAAAAAGATCAACTGACTTTACATTGGAGGAACTAAAAAAACTTGGTGAAAATACCGGGAAAGAGCTTCTTTCATTTGTTTCGAATCTGACTGATGAACAAATGAATAATGTCGTTCGTATTCCATGGTTCAAGGATGCGGGCGATGGCTTCTCATTTTTTGAGGCAATTAACCAGGTTGCCATGCACTCCCACTACCACAGAGGGCAGAATGCATCCCGTTTTCGCCAGCTAGGCGGAACCCCCGAAATGACTGATTATATCTACTGGCTTTTTCTCGACAGGAAATAA
- a CDS encoding T9SS type A sorting domain-containing protein, producing MKNVISLGVVFLIAGAIFFELDSRSFRVTQIPNGSKFSCANCHVSAQGGDARNQFGQTVENGFLVNDNVMWDAALASLDSDGDGFSNGVELQDPNGSWRTGQGNPGVFADVTNPGDPNSKPAPNAIKELNGTPEGFALFNNYPNPFNPSTRIRYSVPVAGNVSLNVYSLNGETVFSLVDQFQEAGTYEVDFTAVSVASGVYFYKLESAGNVQVKKMNLMK from the coding sequence ATGAAAAATGTAATATCACTCGGTGTGGTATTTTTAATTGCAGGCGCCATATTTTTTGAGCTGGATTCACGCAGCTTCAGAGTAACACAAATTCCCAATGGTTCCAAATTTTCATGTGCCAACTGTCATGTGTCAGCACAGGGAGGGGACGCACGAAATCAATTCGGACAGACTGTGGAAAATGGTTTCCTTGTAAATGACAATGTAATGTGGGATGCTGCACTTGCAAGTCTTGACAGTGATGGTGATGGTTTTAGCAATGGAGTTGAATTACAGGATCCCAATGGATCGTGGAGAACCGGTCAGGGTAATCCGGGAGTATTTGCCGATGTAACCAATCCGGGCGACCCCAACAGCAAACCGGCTCCAAATGCCATAAAAGAGTTAAACGGGACACCCGAGGGATTTGCATTATTCAATAATTATCCTAATCCGTTCAATCCTTCGACAAGGATCAGATACTCAGTACCGGTTGCCGGAAATGTCAGTTTGAATGTCTACTCCCTCAACGGCGAGACAGTCTTCTCGCTGGTTGATCAATTTCAGGAGGCAGGCACATATGAAGTTGACTTTACAGCCGTCTCAGTGGCGAGCGGGGTTTATTTCTATAAGCTTGAATCAGCAGGAAATGTTCAGGTAAAAAAAATGAACCTGATGAAATAA